The following DNA comes from Paenibacillus crassostreae.
AGCAGCCTATGTTTTATGGTTGGATGACAGGATATGAATATATGTATCTCGTAGCGGGATTGAGCGGGATGGGAGTGAAGCAAGCCCAGAATCGTTCAGAGGATGCTTTAGAGAGAGTAGGTTTACAAAATGCGGCAAGCAAACGAATTTCGGGGTACTCTGGTGGAATGAAGCAACGTCTTGGCCTAGCACAAGCCCTTATTCATGAGCCAAAGCTATTACTACTGGATGAACCGGTCTCGGCTCTTGATCCCATTGGGAGAAGAGAAGTGATCGAGCTGGTTCGTCAATTGAGATCAGAGACAACGGTATTATTCTCCACACATGTTCTTCATGATGCAGAGGAGATTTGTGATGATATTCTAGTGATGGCGAATGGGCGTTTAGTCAAGCAGGGAACTCTTGCTTCGTTAAGAGAGGAGTATCGCGATCCACTAGTAATTGTTCAAGTTGAGAGAGAACCGAGTGCATTGTTATGGCTAAATTCTTTAAAGACTAAACCCTATATATTAGAGGCAGATATTAAAGGGGATATAGCAAAATTATGGGTTCAGGAACTCCAGACTGCAAGAGATGAGCTCATGAAAGATGCTACAGATCATAAGATCCCTTTAGTGAAATTTGAAGTGGGGAGCTCTTCCTTAGAAGATATGTTTGTAAAGGTGGTGAATGAGCGATGAGAGGAACTTGGTTATTATATCGAAAAGAAATGCTAGAAATGTCCCGTAGCTTCAAACTACTATGGATTCCTATTGTATTTACAATATTAGGAATTATGCAACCTGTTGTGAGCGTCTATATGCCAGACATTCTAAAGATGTCCAGTGGGGTGCCGGAGGAAATGTTCGCTCTTTATGAACTTCCATCTCCACCAGTGGTTATGGTTCAGGTATTAAGCCAATACAGTACATTAGGTATTCTAGTACTTGTACTTGCCGGTATGAATAGTGTATCAGGAGAACGATATGGGGGTACTGCTGAGTTAATTATGGTACGACCCATTTCTACTATTTCAATTATTTTGTCCAAATGGTTTGCTCAATGTACAGCGCTATTTATGGCCTTTGGTATTGGATATATGGCAGCATATTATTATATCTATCAAATGATAGGAGAATTATCTTGGAAGAGTGGTATCATATCCTTTGGATTGTATGGTCTCTGGCTGCTGTTAGGGATTACAATAACCCTCTTTTTTAGTACTATTCTACGAGGAGGTGCAGCTGCTTTCGTTACCTTAGCTATCCTAGCGATACTTTCTCTTTTGAACGCTATCCTTCCCAGATGGTTTAGCTGGAGTCCATCTCGGTTAATTTCTCTAGCTACGGAGTCTTTGACTGGAAATGGACTATCAGCCTCAACAGCAATTGAGTGTTGCCTTTTTACTGTAGGAATAATCATCCTAGCTATATTAAGTTCATCACATCTGCTCCAGAGACGAGGGCTTCCCAACTAATAGCTGTTTCTCCCAATAGCTTACCGTAGACATCACTATCTTTTTTTAGTAGACTAAAGATTATCTTATTGACATCAAGGAGGTAGACGATGCTAAGTATTGGGAATAGAATTGTAATCGTCGATGACGCCTTTGAACAGAACCTTCCAGTTGGGGAATATGGTTATATTATAGCTTATGACCGCAACCCAGATAATGCATTTGATTATGTCGTTCGTGTGCCGAAAGTAAATCGCAATTTTTTCGTACCTAATAATGATGTTGAGCTTGAAGAAAGGCTCTTACAACAGGAAGTAGAGCGTACGACTCAAGAAGCGCTGATCGATTACGCATTAGCGACATATAATGAAGAACTGTTTAAATGTGTGATGAACGGTGATAATGAGTTTGTTGAGGATAGTGAAATGATCTCAGCAGAAGCCATGTCACAAGAAGAGTTCATTCGGCAGGTTAATCTTCGCGCCTGGATATAGAAGAAGAGTCGGCATATGCCGACTCTTTTTGCAAATATAAGAAAGTATAAGTTTCACTTGATACTCTATTTCTTATATTTCGGCAGAGACGGCTGCCATCCTTGAAAAAGGACGGCATAGCCGTTTCTGCTTGTAGGGATGGAAAGTAGAATGATTGTTGGTTGCTTCTGATTGAATTGTGACAAGTTCTATCCTATAATTATAAACATTATCCTGAAGCTTGAGGCTTAAGTCTTGAACTGCTTGAGAAAGAATAGGGAGGAATATAGACGCATGAATATATCGAACCAAGATGTTCAACATGTAGCAAAGCTCGCCAGACTTAATCTCACTGCAGATGAAGAACTGGTATTCACAGAGCAATTAAATGCGATTTTGCAATATGCAGAGAAATTAGATGGATTAAATACAGAGAATGTAGAACCTACTACACATGTCTTGCACCTAAGCAATGTTATGCGAGAAGATGAAGAACGTGAAAGTCTACCTATAGAAAAGGTATTTGCTAATGCACCAGAAGAAGAAGCTGGACAATTCAAAGTTCCAGCCGTACTAGAATAAGGGTCTTATTATTGAAAGGAGGAATCAAGATTGAGTCTATTTGACTATACATTGTCTGAAATACATAACAAGATGAATGGTGGGGAATTGTCTCCTACGGATTTGGTAGATCAGGCATTCAAGACGATTCAAGAACGTGACAATCGCGTAGGAGCCTATCTTACACTTGATGAAGAACAAGCGAGAGCGACAGCGCGCAAACTGGATGATAAATTAAAGGCAGGGGGAGAGCGTGGCTTATTGTTTGGATTGCCTGTTGGCATCAAGGACAATATTGTAACGGAAGGTCTTCGTACAACTTGTGCTAGCCAGTTCCTCAGTAATTTTAATCCAGTATATGATGCTACAGTAACCAAGAAGTTGCGCAAGGCTGATTCAGTTATCCTTGGTAAAATGAACATGGATGAATTCGCTATGGGTGGATCAAATGAGAATTCTAGCTTTCATCCTGTCCGGAATCCGTGGAATTTAGAACATGTCCCAGGGGGGTCCAGTGGAGGTTCGGCAGCATCGGTAGCAGCAGGTGAAGCTTATTTCACACTTGGTTCTGATACAGGTGGCTCTATCCGTCAACCTGCATCTTATTGTGGAGTTGTAGGCTTAAAACCAACATATGGTTTAGTATCCCGTTTTGGTTTAGTCGCTTTTGCTTCCTCTCTGGACCAAATAGGTCCAATAACTAAAAATGTAGAAGATTCCGCTTATGTCTTACAAGCTATTGCGGGTTATGATTCTATGGATTCAACATCAGCGAATGTTGAAATTCCTGATTATCTAAGTGCTTTAACAGGTGATATTAAAGGACTTCGAATTGCTGTTCCGAAGGAATATGTAGGTGAAGGTGTAGATCCTGTTGTTAAAGAAAAGGTTATGGATGCATTGAAGGTGTTGGAGGGATTAGGCGCTACATGGGAGGAAGTCTCGTTACCTCATACCGAATATGCAGTGGCTACTTATTATTTATTGGCTTCTTCTGAGGCATCCTCCAACTTAGCTCGTTTTGATGGTGTTCGGTATGGTGTTCGTTCGGACAACCCTGCCAATCTTCTAGATCTTTACCATGAATCTCGTAGCCAAGGATTTGGTCCTGAAGTGAAACGCCGGATTATGCTTGGAACGTATGCCTTGAGTTCAGGTTACTATGATGCTTATTATTTAAAAGCACAAAAAGTTCGTACTTTGATCAAGCGTGATTTCGATCAAGTATTTGAAGATTTTGATATTATAATCGGGCCAACAGCTCCGACGACTGCCTTTAAGCTTGGTGAACAAGTAGATAATCCGCTTACGATGTATTTGAATGATATTCTAACGATACCAGTAAGCCTTGCAGGTGTACCTGCAGTAAGTGTTCCTTGTGGTTTTGCAGAAGGCTTACCTGTAGGTATGCAAATTATAGGTAAGGCATTTGATGAGTCTACGGTTCTACGTGTAGCACATGCCTACGAACAACATACAGATTTCCATAAGAATCGTCCTACGATCGTTTCCGAATAAGAAAGAAAAGGAGGGAATAATACGTGTCTACAAGTAAATATGAAACAGTGATCGGACTAGAAGTCCATGTTGAGTTGCATACGAATTCCAAAATTTTCTGTGGTTGCTCTACTGAATTTGGAGCGCCACCGAATACTCATACTTGCCCTATTTGTCTTGGTCATCCAGGCGTATTGCCAGTGTTGAATCGTCAAGCTGTGGACTATGCTATGAAAGCAGCGATGGCATTAAATTGTACTATCGGAGACAGAAGCAAATTTGACCGTAAGAATTACTTCTATCCCGATTCACCAAAAGCGTATCAAATATCTCAGTATGACCAACCCATTGGTGAACATGGTTGGATCGATATCGAAGTGAATGGAGAGACCAAACGGATCGGCATCACTCGTCTTCACTTAGAAGAAGATGCAGGTAAATTAACTCATATTGATGGTGGATATGCTTCATTGGTTGACTTTAACCGTGTAGGGACTCCTCTTGTTGAGATTGTATCTGAACCTGATATTTCCTCTCCAGAAGAAGCGCGTGCCTATCTTGAGAAGATCAGAGCAATTATGCAATACTGTGAAGTGTCTGATGTCAAAATGGAAGAGGGATCCCTTCGCTGTGATGCTAATATCAGTCTTCGTCCTTACGGACAGAAGGAATTTGGTACAAGAGCAGAATTGAAGAACATGAACTCTTTCCGTGGTGTACAGAAGGGTATGGAATATGAACAATTCCGTCAAGCTGAAATTTTGGATGATGGTGGAGAAGTTGTACAGGAAACAAGACGATGGGATGAAGGACAAGGGAAGACAATTTCCATGCGTGGTAAAGAACAAGCACACGATTATAGATATTTCCCGGATCCAGATCTCGTGACATTGTTTATAGATGATGCTTGGAAAGAACGTATACGTGCTTCTATTCCAGAATTGCCAGACGCACGTAAAGAGCGATATACGACTCAATATGGGCTACCCAGTTATGATGCAGCAGTAATTACAGCGTCTAAACCTTTAGCAGATTTCTTCGAAGAGAGCTTGAAGTATACCCAAGATGCGAAAGCTGTATCGAACTGGATTATGGGTGAATTATTAGGGTATCTAAATAGTAGTAACGTTGAACTGTCTGATGTGAGAATAACTGGGCAAGGCTTAGGTGAAATGATCGGTCTGATCGAAAAAGGAACGATCAGTAATAAAATTGCTAAGACTGTCTTTAAAGAGATGCTAGAAAGTGGGAAGTTACCACAGCAAATTGTAGAGGAACAGGGATTAGTACAGATTAGCGATGAGGGGGCTATCCTGGGGATTGTAGAACAGGTTGTAGCTGCTAATCCACAATCTATCGAGGATTACAAAGCTGGCAAGCAGAAAGCGATCGGATTCTTGGTTGGTCAGGTCATGAAAGAAAGCAAGGGGAAAGCCAACCCAGCTATGGTAAATAAATTGCTTGTCGATGTCTTAAGTCGCTAAGGAATTCTCTGAACTAAGGGCTTGTCAAATGTGACAAGTCCTTTTACCTTGAGGGTTATAATAATTCGCTATCAGGTGAAAAGGTGGGAAATCGAATATGATCATGAGACTTTCGTTGTCTGAAGAAGATATTGTTCACCAAATATGGCGCCTTCAGCAAGTTGCTTATCGACTAGAAGCAGAAAAAATTGGTTTTAAAGATATTCCTCCGCTACTAGATACTATCGATACGTTGAGTCAATGTGGGGAGACATTCTTTGGTGAAGTGAATGAGGACGGTGTGTTGCAAGCAGCAATAGCAATAAACAATGAGACGATTGGAACGATGACTATTACACGTATGATGGTCCATCCGGAACATTTCCGTAAGGGAATTGCAGGAAGAATGATTCAATACATTTTCGAACAATATTCGGATATTCCATTGTTTATTGTTTCTACGGGAACTCGCAATATCCCAGCCTATACACTTTATCTGAAATATGGCTTTATTCCCTTCGATACGTATGAAGTAGCACCTGATATAGAATTAACCACATTTCATAGACATTTATAACATATGATAGCTTCAAGACATATTCTTAAGGAGTGTTTGAATTGAATAATCCATGGATCATTGATGATCTCCAAATTTTCCTTCGCTTATTGTTGTCAATGGGTCTAGGTGGAGTCATTGGATGGGAACGAGAAAGATCTAATCGTGCAGCAGGACTTCGTACACATATTCTTGTCTGTTTAGGATCGACTCTAATCATGATGTTATCTATTTATGGGTTTTCTGATTTCGTCAATGAAGCGAATATTCGAATTGATCCAGCTCGATTGGCAGCTTCAGTTATTACTGGTATTGGGTTCTTAGGTGCAGGTACTATTTTATTTACGGGAAAATCAATAACGGGACTAACTACAGCTGCCTCCGTTTGGGTAGTAGCTGCATTAGGACTTTCTGTTGGTGCAGGGTTTCATTTTGCGGCGATTGTAACTACAATATTTATATTAATGACTTTAGTACTTTTCAATAAAATTGAACAACGATTTTTAAATGGAGATAAAATCCATCTACTAACTATTCAAGCTGTAGATACTCCAGAACTTATCGATTCACTATCCAAACTATTATTGGATGAAGGCTTAACGATCAAAAAGATAAATATTAATGAATGTACTAAGCCCCCTGAGAAAGACTCTGAACAAAAGCTACTTGAAATATCATTACAAGTTAGAAGTAAGAAAAAATTTGATTCGTTTGGATTAGCTAATAAAGTTCGGAGTCGAAAAGAGATTACGATGATAACGGTAGAGTAAATCCTAATATTGAGTTCGCTATAAGTAATCGAAGCAGGTATTCTCCATGATGGATGGTACCTGCTTTTGTCTGTTAATAGAAGGTATCCAGATTTTTACCAGTTACTATGGAACCAATATGCGATACGATCTATATATACACGAGGTAGTTTCAATTAAAGGTGGGATATTCAAAATGAACCTCATGCAACAGCAATCATCCATAGTTGAGAAACAAAACCAACAACCCACTAAACGCTCACGAAGGCTTTTTTCCCGTAAACATAAATTCACAGCAGGTTTATTAGCAGCTCTTATGCCTGGACTAGGACATATCTATTTGAGTCTGTTTCGCAAAGGTATTTCTTTTATATTTGTATTGATACTAGATATCTCTGCTCTTTTATATTTCTCTTCGGTAGGGATACATATTAATGTGCCCTTTTTAATTCTTTTAGCATTAATTATTCCAATTATGTATTTCTATAGTTTGTTCGATGCCCTACAAGCGGCAGATTATATAATAATTCGGTCTCCCAAGGGGAGAGTTGAAGATAGCACTCAACAGATACAACGTCATCCTTTTGCAGGTGAGAAGGGACATTCTTTTGGGATTATGCTTGTCCTTGGAGGTATAGTACTAATTCTATTCCATCAGAAGCCTATGTGGTTAGGGGAATTCATTGAACTTTATGGAGAGATTGCCGTAGCGCTTGGATTAGTTTTACTCGGTTTTGGTATTGGGATTAGAGAAATGGTGATTCATTATAAGCGTTAATTGGATTACAAGAGGGGGATGAGCTTGAACAGAAAACATAAAATACGTATTGGAAGATATACAGCTGCCCTCTTATTGGTGACTACAGGATTCTTGTTAATATTAGATATAATTCAGGGTAGTGAGCATATGCTACTTATACTTAAGTGGTGGCCTTTAATAGCAGTAATGTGGGGGCTGGAATCCATTTTCATCTTAATAATTTCTAAGAGGCATAGTGGTGTATCAAGGACTACCTTTCGTCTTGATCTGAAGGGAGTGTCATTATCAGTCCTTTTGTCAGCCTGTGTATTCATTGTGACTCAACAAGAACATTATTTACAGTTGTGGAATAAGGTAAGCCTGAACTTGACCGCATCCTCGGTTGACTTCAGTGAACAGGAGGGTGAACATCTCACCAAAGATGAACAGATGATTCCTGTTACTTTTGACAGTGAAAATATCATTATCAGTAATACCAATGGGAATATTTATTTGCACCGTGAACCTATAGATCATATACAGATTTCAACTGAAATCTGGGTAGACCAGATTAATGGGCCCGAAGTAGAAGATATATTCGAACAGTCCGTAGTTGAGGTAAGTGAAGGGACGACGATTAACATTGAAACCAAAGGGAAAGCCTATGGACAATCGGGAAAGCGCCAACCCCGGATGAATCTTAGTGTGTCACTTCCTGAAGATAGACGATTTAATTATGAGGTTCGGACAATGAATGGGAATATTATCTTAGAAGATGTAAATGCCATAGAAGATATTCAGTTAGAAAGTGCTAATGGGAAGCTTGAAATCAGAAATGTACTAGGAAATGTTAAGGGGAAGACACTAAATGGTGGTGTTCGAATCACCAAGCTTTCTGGCGATGCAGATATTACCTCTAATCAAGGAAATATGGAGGCGACTGATACAACTGGAAGACTACGCTTAACAACACAGTTAGGAAATATTTCTGCTATACGTGTAGGCGGTGACGTTGACATGAGAACGAAGAATGGGAATATCTATGTAAGTCAACCTTTAAGGAATCTTAAAGCTGAATCGCTTAATGGCAATATAGTTGCTATTACTCAGCAAGTTGCAGGAGATTGGGACATTTATAGTGCCGTTGGAATCATGGATCTAAAATTGCCTTTGGAGGGGAATTATAAGCTGAATGGTGTTATTTCCTTTGGTGAGATCCGCTCATCGATTCCTGCCTTTACTATATATAATAAAAAAATATTTGGCACAATTGGTGAAGGGGATTATTTCATTCATATTGATGGGAATAGTGATTTATCAGTGAACTATTATTAATAGGATTGTTATTTTTTGGAAATATTTCGATATAGAGAAGTCAATTTATTGACAACTATCGAATAATAATATTAATATAAGAATAATACTAATCTATACGATGGAAAAAAAGGTGGCGGGTTAGATGGGAACACGAGTCCAACATGCATTGGAACAATTAAAAACTTCTGGTGTTCGGATCACACCCCAACGTCATGCAATTTTAGATTTCTTACTAGAATCCATGACTCATCCAACTGCGGATGAAATATACCGTGCTTTAGAACCAAAGTTTCCTAGCATGAGTGTAGCGACGGTTTACAATAACTTAAAGATGTTTATGGAGTCAGGAATGGTCCGTGAATTGACATATGGGGATGCATCAAGTCGATTTGATGCGAATGTGTCAGAGCACTATCATGTCATTTGTGAACAGTGTGGTAAAATTGAAGATTTTATGTATCCTTCGTTAAAGGATGTTGAGCACCAGGCGGAAAAAGCAACAGGTTATCATGTGAAGGGCTTAAGGTTGGAACTTTACGGAATCTGTGAAACCTGCAAAGAGCACTAAACCGTCGCAACATATTTAAACATGAGATTCCTTCATTAAAGAAGGATTTTTCATGTTTTTTTTGAATAATAAGA
Coding sequences within:
- a CDS encoding MgtC/SapB family protein; the encoded protein is MNNPWIIDDLQIFLRLLLSMGLGGVIGWERERSNRAAGLRTHILVCLGSTLIMMLSIYGFSDFVNEANIRIDPARLAASVITGIGFLGAGTILFTGKSITGLTTAASVWVVAALGLSVGAGFHFAAIVTTIFILMTLVLFNKIEQRFLNGDKIHLLTIQAVDTPELIDSLSKLLLDEGLTIKKININECTKPPEKDSEQKLLEISLQVRSKKKFDSFGLANKVRSRKEITMITVE
- the gatA gene encoding Asp-tRNA(Asn)/Glu-tRNA(Gln) amidotransferase subunit GatA yields the protein MSLFDYTLSEIHNKMNGGELSPTDLVDQAFKTIQERDNRVGAYLTLDEEQARATARKLDDKLKAGGERGLLFGLPVGIKDNIVTEGLRTTCASQFLSNFNPVYDATVTKKLRKADSVILGKMNMDEFAMGGSNENSSFHPVRNPWNLEHVPGGSSGGSAASVAAGEAYFTLGSDTGGSIRQPASYCGVVGLKPTYGLVSRFGLVAFASSLDQIGPITKNVEDSAYVLQAIAGYDSMDSTSANVEIPDYLSALTGDIKGLRIAVPKEYVGEGVDPVVKEKVMDALKVLEGLGATWEEVSLPHTEYAVATYYLLASSEASSNLARFDGVRYGVRSDNPANLLDLYHESRSQGFGPEVKRRIMLGTYALSSGYYDAYYLKAQKVRTLIKRDFDQVFEDFDIIIGPTAPTTAFKLGEQVDNPLTMYLNDILTIPVSLAGVPAVSVPCGFAEGLPVGMQIIGKAFDESTVLRVAHAYEQHTDFHKNRPTIVSE
- a CDS encoding ABC transporter ATP-binding protein, which produces MDLLQVIELTKNYGNESAVRGLTFELEQGKCVALLGPNGAGKTTTLRMLARLLQPTSGQISFGEHGGISDYRMLLGYLPQQPMFYGWMTGYEYMYLVAGLSGMGVKQAQNRSEDALERVGLQNAASKRISGYSGGMKQRLGLAQALIHEPKLLLLDEPVSALDPIGRREVIELVRQLRSETTVLFSTHVLHDAEEICDDILVMANGRLVKQGTLASLREEYRDPLVIVQVEREPSALLWLNSLKTKPYILEADIKGDIAKLWVQELQTARDELMKDATDHKIPLVKFEVGSSSLEDMFVKVVNER
- a CDS encoding DUF4097 family beta strand repeat-containing protein translates to MNRKHKIRIGRYTAALLLVTTGFLLILDIIQGSEHMLLILKWWPLIAVMWGLESIFILIISKRHSGVSRTTFRLDLKGVSLSVLLSACVFIVTQQEHYLQLWNKVSLNLTASSVDFSEQEGEHLTKDEQMIPVTFDSENIIISNTNGNIYLHREPIDHIQISTEIWVDQINGPEVEDIFEQSVVEVSEGTTINIETKGKAYGQSGKRQPRMNLSVSLPEDRRFNYEVRTMNGNIILEDVNAIEDIQLESANGKLEIRNVLGNVKGKTLNGGVRITKLSGDADITSNQGNMEATDTTGRLRLTTQLGNISAIRVGGDVDMRTKNGNIYVSQPLRNLKAESLNGNIVAITQQVAGDWDIYSAVGIMDLKLPLEGNYKLNGVISFGEIRSSIPAFTIYNKKIFGTIGEGDYFIHIDGNSDLSVNYY
- a CDS encoding ABC transporter permease, producing MRGTWLLYRKEMLEMSRSFKLLWIPIVFTILGIMQPVVSVYMPDILKMSSGVPEEMFALYELPSPPVVMVQVLSQYSTLGILVLVLAGMNSVSGERYGGTAELIMVRPISTISIILSKWFAQCTALFMAFGIGYMAAYYYIYQMIGELSWKSGIISFGLYGLWLLLGITITLFFSTILRGGAAAFVTLAILAILSLLNAILPRWFSWSPSRLISLATESLTGNGLSASTAIECCLFTVGIIILAILSSSHLLQRRGLPN
- the gatC gene encoding Asp-tRNA(Asn)/Glu-tRNA(Gln) amidotransferase subunit GatC; this encodes MNISNQDVQHVAKLARLNLTADEELVFTEQLNAILQYAEKLDGLNTENVEPTTHVLHLSNVMREDEERESLPIEKVFANAPEEEAGQFKVPAVLE
- the gatB gene encoding Asp-tRNA(Asn)/Glu-tRNA(Gln) amidotransferase subunit GatB → MSTSKYETVIGLEVHVELHTNSKIFCGCSTEFGAPPNTHTCPICLGHPGVLPVLNRQAVDYAMKAAMALNCTIGDRSKFDRKNYFYPDSPKAYQISQYDQPIGEHGWIDIEVNGETKRIGITRLHLEEDAGKLTHIDGGYASLVDFNRVGTPLVEIVSEPDISSPEEARAYLEKIRAIMQYCEVSDVKMEEGSLRCDANISLRPYGQKEFGTRAELKNMNSFRGVQKGMEYEQFRQAEILDDGGEVVQETRRWDEGQGKTISMRGKEQAHDYRYFPDPDLVTLFIDDAWKERIRASIPELPDARKERYTTQYGLPSYDAAVITASKPLADFFEESLKYTQDAKAVSNWIMGELLGYLNSSNVELSDVRITGQGLGEMIGLIEKGTISNKIAKTVFKEMLESGKLPQQIVEEQGLVQISDEGAILGIVEQVVAANPQSIEDYKAGKQKAIGFLVGQVMKESKGKANPAMVNKLLVDVLSR
- the perR gene encoding peroxide-responsive transcriptional repressor PerR, giving the protein MGTRVQHALEQLKTSGVRITPQRHAILDFLLESMTHPTADEIYRALEPKFPSMSVATVYNNLKMFMESGMVRELTYGDASSRFDANVSEHYHVICEQCGKIEDFMYPSLKDVEHQAEKATGYHVKGLRLELYGICETCKEH
- a CDS encoding GNAT family N-acetyltransferase; the encoded protein is MIMRLSLSEEDIVHQIWRLQQVAYRLEAEKIGFKDIPPLLDTIDTLSQCGETFFGEVNEDGVLQAAIAINNETIGTMTITRMMVHPEHFRKGIAGRMIQYIFEQYSDIPLFIVSTGTRNIPAYTLYLKYGFIPFDTYEVAPDIELTTFHRHL
- a CDS encoding ATPase, with amino-acid sequence MLSIGNRIVIVDDAFEQNLPVGEYGYIIAYDRNPDNAFDYVVRVPKVNRNFFVPNNDVELEERLLQQEVERTTQEALIDYALATYNEELFKCVMNGDNEFVEDSEMISAEAMSQEEFIRQVNLRAWI